The region CCGAATTTATATCTGAGCGtaaatttttcaaatttttaatgtGATCTATTGTCTAAAACTAGCTATTTAACCCGTGCAAGGCACGGGTTTTTTCAAAATACGAATAAACTGTGTGATAATTAAGTTACATGATTATTGATCTTGGCGAAAATATGTATTGTAAGATTAATTATCTCCAAATAATTTGTGTCGTACGATTAATAATCCTACAAATTTACTCAACTGTTTTCTTATATACATGAAAACTCGATATTTGTTATATATAAATATGTTTAAAAATTTTAGTATTATATCACATATATATTTCGATGTAATATTTATGTACGTCTCGTTTCAGTCGTATGATGACTACGATGTTCTCTAAAAATAGTTTCTTATAACATTtgcataaaaataatttatactCGTCACCCTGAAATCTTTGTATTATGGGATTAATAATCTCCAAGTAGTATGTGTCGTAAGATTACTGACCCACAAATTTGCTCAACTATTTTTCTTAAATACATTAAAGTAGATATTTGTTACATTTATATACGTTTAATATATTTCAGCAGTATATCACGTATATCTTTCGATCTAATATTTGTGTACGTTTAGTTTTGGTCGTATGATGGCAactatatttttttataaaaattactTGTACCattcatataaaaataatttgtgtTATTCACACTGAAATCTTAGTACACTAACctatttttttcttaaaaatagtCTTTGTATTTAATATATTGACACAACATAATAACTTTTTtaaaattgtgttaaaattatgTTCAGTTTTAAGATAGATTAAGATAGATGTAAGctatatatatagttataaattGTTTTAAATGATGAAGTGGTAATAAATATATGTAATAATGAGTTAGGCTAATTAATATATTCACCTTAGTTGTAATTAATACGTGCATATTAAATGAAAAGTTATTAACATATATAATTATAAGGGATATTTTAGTAATTTTACAATGAATAAAATGTCTCAATGAACCCCtatttgctctattatatatataatagatttgtttcatttatttttatttaataatttaatgaGTTTAATAGTTTATCTTCTAAAAGTAGGTGGACTAAAACAAGAGTGCCACCTTTGCAATTTTAATATcatataatatctaatttttgtTTATTCAGTATCATTTGAAAAGTTTATTAATTCATTTTACAACAATTGTTAGaactaaaaaaataattttacataaataaattaaaaaaatattaaaaataaaacccATGTGCCTCGGTGCAAAGCAGTTACTAGGTACCACTAATTATAATTTTGCATTCCACTTTCTTGTACGGTACTAACTGCTATAATGTTTTACATTCATGTTTTGCAACAATATCTCACTATGAATCGGATGGAGCACAATCAGGGCAGTAATTATCAATATTTACTTTTCTAGATCCGCTTAAATTAACAATCCGTCGAGAGCTAACCCATATAAacatcttttttttttcttttcaacaTTTTTCAACTTATTTTGACATAATTTCAGTTTTATATATCTAGTTGTGCTCAAATGTGATCTACCAACTCTTTTAACAACAAATGCAGACCAGTGATATATAGTCGTCATGATCTTATTCCTTCACTTCTTCTGTGGTTTAAATCCactgtgtgtgtatgtgtgttaGTAGTGCGTATGGTGCGTGGTCAGTGTCTGACTCGTGTGTAAGATCATCAGaatcatataaatatatatagcgGAGGTTTCTTGTATTACATGAGAAGTCTACGTGAAGAAATAAAAAAAAGTTGTAGGTAAATGTCAAACTTAAACAATTCACTGTTTATTCtctataaattattttaattttgttgtATCCTTGAAAATTTACCTTGAAATACACTCTAGAACGACAGCTCAACCAGCCTCTCAGGTTGCCCCATCTGCACTCAATTATCTTCCTTTGTTTTGTAAGCATATTCTTGCAAGCTATTTGTGAGTTATGTATGTGTATTTGTGATTGTTTTTAATATACATCATCAAGCAACTATATATCTCTGGCTAGGCCTCTTAGATAAATTTGGACATTCCCTAAACTGATTTATTATCAATACATATATTCCTGGAAACGCCTAATTACCAGAAAACTTGTTATCTGAGCAACCCCTCATTTATATTTCATCTTTTTTTTTGTTCTCTATATATTACAACAATCATTTGTTCTCTTCCAAAGTATCAACGTCCTTTTACATGTATTATAAATTTCATCTCTTGCAATTATTGTAATTCGGAATAATTGTACAAAGGGACAAGCTTAAAAGTGGAACTAGTAGAAGAGGGAATACAATACCTTTCCAACCTTGAAGAGCAACCCGGAGGGGGTTGAGGAACATGCAATAAATCATAATTATGCTATAGATGAGACAAGGTTCATTCACTCTCTGCTTTTTGTTTACTTTACTTTCTTTGGGTACTTTGGTGTTTCATTATATAATTGTATTTTACTCTTCATAGATATAAATTACTGTTAGATAAGAAGTAGAAGAACAAGTCTCATACAGTTTGATGATCATCGTAGAAGCTAGCCTGACCAATAGAAGATATTAAACATGACTTGGTGCACCGACTGCAGCGAAGATGCCATGGCGATTGTGAGAAAGTCTTCACCTGCACCTCCAACTACTGATCATAACGAAAGCCCCATTCATAACCGTGTTAAAGCTTGCCCCTCCTGTGGACATCAGATCAAATGGCAGGAAAAGGTATAGTACATATATGCATGCCTACTAGCTAATTAGTAAATATTCCATTTTACTATAAATGTTCATATCTATATTTAGCTATTAATAGGCTGctgttaattttatatattgtGAGGGATGTAGGGTGGTATTCATAATCTACCAGGGCTTCCAGCTGGAGTGAAGTTTGATCCCAGCGATCACGAACTTCTTGAACATTTAGAAGCAAAGGTGAGGTCTGACACTCGTAAGATTCACCCCCTGATTGATGAATTCATCCCCACCCTTGAAGGAGAGAACGGAATTTGCTACGCACATCCTGAAAAATTACCAGGTGACCTTTAAAGACCTCATCACCTATCTCTGTCTCTCACACACACAAGACGTATGTGTTTATGTGTACATTTTGTTTGACGCAGTACAATATTTTGTAGTATTTTATGTCTTTGCTATATATATGAGCAAGATTGTGTGAGAAGTCTATACACTGTATTTTAAGCGATATATTAGCCAGTACGTCTCTATGCAAATACTCTCTCTCAGAATAGGTGTGTGGCTTTACATCATAAAAAGATTAAGGTATGCGCAAACATTATGTATTTAATAAATATATACCTTGCATATGTCGTAGTTCCTCAATGTTAATATCATGCATAATGTCTGTGATTCGAATCAAATTTCATTGCTGTTTTAGAGTCTCTACaataaacatatataaaataaCTACCAATTGCAATGAGGATTTAGAAAGATATTTCATAAACAGGAATCGAGCAAAGGCTATGATTTTGACCAGCTAAATTTCAGTTACCAACATAAGGAAAATGCTTGGTGTACGAATACAGAATTTTGTACATAATGTCATGTGAAGTGTTTTAATTGGAATGACCACCTGCATTTAcatcaataaaatcaattaaacACCTCACATCAAATGCTAATTATATACAAATATTATGTACAACATTCTGTACACCTAGCAATACTACTAAATAAATATCTCCTAACCATTACATACAAAATTTAAACTAAGGTAGCCTTCTCTTAGCAATGTGAAAAATACACAACAATTGTCGTggataataaatatatatatatatatggctgCAGGTGTAAGCAAAGATGGATTTATCCGACATTTTTTCCACAGACCATCAAAAGCGTACACCACCGGAACcagaaagagaagaaaagtgcATGCCGACAGAGACGGAAATGAAACCCGATGGCACAAAACAGGCAAAACCAGGGCAGTTTTTACTGAACAAGGCAAAGTCATCAAAGGTTACAAGAAAATACTTGTGCTCTACACCAACTACGGGAAGCAGCGAAAACCCGAAAAGACTAATTGGGTAATGCATCAGTATCATCTTGGTAACAACGATGACGAAAAGGATGGAGAGCTCGTAGTTTCCAAGATCTTCTTCCAAACTCAACCTAGACAATGCAGTGGCAGTACCCCTACTGCAACGAATTCACGACGTTCTGCAGCCAATTTATCCAAGGACGCGGTTGCTGTAAATACTAATACACACGTGCATGGAGGAGGTTCTAGCTCAAAGAACAATGGTACAATGTTCGTTGATTACTACAACCAGTCTCTTATATCCTTTAAGCAGACTACTTCCTAATTGAATGGGGATAATTAGTTTCTAACTCAAGTAATTAATATTGTCCATCGGAATTCGTTCATTGATGGTTTTTTTCTGAAATTGTATTGGCTGATAATAATATAcatattatattaataaattattgatatcttcaaaaaaaaaaattattga is a window of Apium graveolens cultivar Ventura chromosome 11, ASM990537v1, whole genome shotgun sequence DNA encoding:
- the LOC141695079 gene encoding NAC domain-containing protein 73-like isoform X1, with the protein product MTWCTDCSEDAMAIVRKSSPAPPTTDHNESPIHNRVKACPSCGHQIKWQEKGGIHNLPGLPAGVKFDPSDHELLEHLEAKVRSDTRKIHPLIDEFIPTLEGENGICYAHPEKLPGVSKDGFIRHFFHRPSKAYTTGTRKRRKVHADRDGNETRWHKTGKTRAVFTEQGKVIKGYKKILVLYTNYGKQRKPEKTNWVMHQYHLGNNDDEKDGELVVSKIFFQTQPRQCSGSTPTATNSRRSAANLSKDAVAVNTNTHVHGGGSSSKNNGTMFVDYYNQSLISFKQTTS
- the LOC141695079 gene encoding NAC domain-containing protein 73-like isoform X2, which gives rise to MAIVRKSSPAPPTTDHNESPIHNRVKACPSCGHQIKWQEKGGIHNLPGLPAGVKFDPSDHELLEHLEAKVRSDTRKIHPLIDEFIPTLEGENGICYAHPEKLPGVSKDGFIRHFFHRPSKAYTTGTRKRRKVHADRDGNETRWHKTGKTRAVFTEQGKVIKGYKKILVLYTNYGKQRKPEKTNWVMHQYHLGNNDDEKDGELVVSKIFFQTQPRQCSGSTPTATNSRRSAANLSKDAVAVNTNTHVHGGGSSSKNNGTMFVDYYNQSLISFKQTTS